A region of Clostridium acetobutylicum ATCC 824 DNA encodes the following proteins:
- a CDS encoding chemotaxis protein CheX, producing MDVKYINPFLKSFMNVMPQLGLTNIKRGKVKLKGNSIESSGVMIIIGIVGDIKGNVMYSTTIDAAKKIASTMMMGMPVNELDEMAQSAVSELTNMLTANAATNFEEDSVNIDISTPALMYGEFTASANYGKVLCIEMFVDDMPFEINVSLNVM from the coding sequence ATGGATGTCAAATATATAAATCCTTTTTTAAAATCATTTATGAATGTAATGCCACAACTTGGTTTAACCAATATTAAAAGAGGAAAGGTTAAGCTTAAGGGAAACTCCATTGAGAGTTCAGGTGTTATGATTATAATAGGCATTGTGGGAGATATCAAAGGAAATGTAATGTATTCAACAACAATAGATGCTGCAAAAAAAATAGCATCTACAATGATGATGGGGATGCCTGTAAATGAACTCGACGAAATGGCTCAGAGTGCGGTTTCAGAGCTTACAAATATGTTAACAGCCAATGCAGCTACTAATTTTGAAGAGGACAGTGTAAATATAGATATATCAACTCCTGCGCTAATGTATGGTGAGTTTACTGCCAGCGCGAATTATGGAAAAGTTCTATGTATTGAGATGTTTGTGGATGATATGCCATTTGAGATAAATGTTTCATTAAATGTTATGTAG
- a CDS encoding DUF3793 family protein — protein sequence MEKCLYKFTDFIEGVTGKVYMIKLITYSISPVISKRKPSSIITVSNRYKGMYDLWNIYGEEYLRNINVDVFEIKKDKDCLTLLFYDKALLKSTLYHKTNIGFLNKFGYKEDMDLEEFLGVLKKRYKETNCPHELGIFLGIPVEDVEEFINCNGRKCLYCGYWKVYKNKDRAMKIFKEYDESRSKAIRLLSDNIDISKVAKILSLNN from the coding sequence ATGGAAAAATGTTTATATAAATTTACAGATTTTATCGAGGGTGTTACTGGTAAAGTATATATGATAAAGCTTATAACATACTCAATATCTCCAGTTATATCTAAACGAAAACCATCTTCTATAATTACTGTTTCAAACAGGTACAAGGGGATGTATGATTTATGGAATATATATGGGGAAGAATATTTAAGAAATATAAATGTAGATGTTTTTGAAATTAAAAAAGATAAGGATTGCTTAACACTTTTGTTTTATGATAAAGCGTTACTTAAAAGTACTCTTTATCATAAAACTAATATAGGCTTTTTAAATAAATTTGGATATAAAGAAGATATGGATTTAGAGGAGTTTCTTGGAGTTTTAAAGAAGAGGTATAAAGAAACAAATTGTCCTCACGAACTAGGAATATTTTTAGGGATACCAGTTGAAGATGTAGAAGAGTTTATAAATTGCAATGGAAGAAAGTGTTTATACTGTGGCTACTGGAAGGTGTATAAAAATAAGGACAGGGCAATGAAAATTTTTAAGGAATATGATGAATCACGCAGTAAGGCAATAAGATTATTAAGTGACAATATTGATATAAGTAAGGTTGCAAAAATACTATCACTTAATAATTAA
- a CDS encoding flavodoxin, producing the protein MVKINIIYCSGTGNTEAMANLISEGAKSAGADVQLINVSDADVDKVKNADVIVLGSPAMGDEVLEEEEMEPFVENISKEVKGKKVALFGSYGWGDGQFMRDWVERMEGYGADLIGEGLIVQDAPEGETEDQCREFGKALINS; encoded by the coding sequence ATGGTGAAAATAAACATAATTTATTGCTCAGGAACTGGAAATACTGAGGCAATGGCTAATTTGATAAGTGAAGGAGCAAAATCAGCTGGAGCAGATGTTCAATTAATCAATGTAAGTGATGCAGATGTAGATAAAGTTAAAAATGCGGATGTTATTGTGCTTGGGTCGCCTGCAATGGGTGATGAGGTATTAGAAGAAGAAGAAATGGAACCATTTGTTGAGAATATATCCAAAGAGGTGAAAGGGAAAAAAGTAGCTCTATTTGGTTCATACGGTTGGGGAGATGGCCAATTTATGCGTGATTGGGTAGAACGTATGGAGGGATATGGAGCAGATCTTATAGGTGAAGGTTTAATCGTACAAGATGCACCAGAGGGAGAAACAGAAGATCAATGCAGAGAGTTTGGTAAGGCTCTTATAAATAGCTAG
- a CDS encoding response regulator encodes MKNPRIVVVDDSPFSVSILTDMLQRNGFEVVGSASNLNEVKKAVTELNPNLVTMDMVLADTDGLECTKIIHQINPEIRVIAISSMMDDEILAKAKKNNISAYIQKPIDEEELVLAINRISSDDDLYSELKDRYFDIFKQAFSYAFNKFIKEVPNFVEKDEHTVEHVEKGISIVMGIIGKYCGRLILNISYETADKFVESVLNRPAKDLQEILNVVAEFANIVGGNACSMINRENKIFGMRIAPPTTIYGDSINISRNSLDTMNFFTVNVTAGEISVNIGFNKGAVEWMSNI; translated from the coding sequence ATGAAAAATCCAAGAATAGTAGTTGTAGATGATTCACCTTTTTCTGTTTCAATTTTGACAGATATGCTTCAAAGAAATGGATTTGAGGTGGTAGGAAGTGCAAGTAATCTTAATGAGGTTAAAAAAGCTGTAACGGAATTAAATCCTAATTTAGTAACTATGGATATGGTTTTAGCAGATACTGATGGACTTGAATGCACCAAGATAATACATCAAATAAATCCAGAAATAAGGGTTATAGCTATAAGCTCAATGATGGATGATGAGATTCTAGCGAAGGCTAAAAAAAATAATATAAGCGCATATATACAAAAACCAATTGATGAAGAAGAATTGGTGCTTGCAATAAATAGAATATCATCAGATGATGATTTGTATTCAGAACTTAAGGATAGATATTTTGATATATTTAAGCAGGCATTTTCGTACGCTTTTAATAAATTTATAAAAGAAGTTCCTAACTTTGTTGAAAAAGATGAACATACAGTTGAGCATGTAGAAAAGGGTATATCTATAGTTATGGGCATTATAGGAAAGTATTGTGGTAGATTAATTCTAAATATATCCTATGAAACTGCCGATAAATTTGTAGAGTCGGTATTAAACAGACCAGCAAAGGATTTGCAAGAAATATTAAACGTGGTAGCAGAGTTTGCAAATATAGTTGGTGGAAATGCATGTTCAATGATAAATAGAGAGAATAAAATATTTGGGATGAGAATAGCACCACCTACTACAATTTATGGAGACTCTATTAATATATCTAGAAACAGTCTTGATACAATGAACTTTTTCACAGTTAATGTTACAGCTGGGGAGATAAGTGTCAATATTGGATTCAATAAGGGGGCAGTAGAATGGATGTCAAATATATAA
- the cbiE gene encoding precorrin-6y C5,15-methyltransferase (decarboxylating) subunit CbiE produces MIYVVGIGPGNKKYILPLAEEIISKSNVAIGFKRAINSIDYIQVKKTIVDSMKDIISFINLNTQQDISILASGDPCFYGILNYIKKNYEYEIQVIPGISSFQYFMAKLGKSWNNAYVSSIHGRNKDFIKIIRENEVTVWLTDKQNSPNYICKELKQNSIEAKVYVGENLSYEDEKIRIGSVDTILSMVFNELCVVVVEKH; encoded by the coding sequence ATGATTTATGTAGTTGGAATAGGACCAGGAAATAAAAAATATATACTTCCATTAGCAGAAGAAATTATAAGCAAAAGCAATGTTGCCATTGGTTTTAAAAGAGCTATTAATAGTATAGACTATATACAAGTGAAAAAAACTATAGTTGATTCCATGAAGGATATAATTTCATTTATAAATTTAAATACACAACAAGATATTTCCATTTTAGCCTCTGGTGACCCATGCTTTTATGGCATATTGAACTATATAAAAAAAAATTACGAATATGAAATTCAAGTGATACCAGGTATAAGTTCATTCCAATATTTCATGGCAAAGCTCGGAAAGTCTTGGAATAATGCTTATGTTTCAAGTATTCATGGGAGAAATAAAGATTTTATTAAAATTATAAGGGAAAATGAAGTTACTGTTTGGCTTACAGATAAGCAAAATTCACCAAATTATATTTGCAAAGAGTTAAAGCAGAATAGTATAGAAGCAAAGGTATATGTTGGAGAAAATTTATCCTATGAAGATGAGAAAATAAGAATAGGAAGTGTAGATACTATATTAAGTATGGTATTTAATGAATTATGCGTAGTAGTTGTAGAAAAGCATTAA